One window from the genome of Cryptococcus tetragattii IND107 chromosome 2, whole genome shotgun sequence encodes:
- a CDS encoding acetyl-coenzyme A synthetase: MGKTEVAPGVHHVHPLPDSVPESEDLYAPPPRMQGKDGRPKPYVGPNYEAYVKEWAKTVGPNSDEWWAAKARETLDWYEDFKTVRAGGFEHGDVQWFPEGTLNAAYNCLDRHYYKNPKKTAIIYEADEPSESREVSYEELMQETCRVANVLKSYGVKKGDAVSIYLPMTWQAVAAFLACARIGAIHSAVFAGFSAESLRDRVNDCECKVLITTDEGRRGGKSIATKQIVDAALQQCPLVENVLVLRRTGNKVPMTEGRDKWWDEECAKMPAYCPCERMASEDPLFILYTSGSTGMPKGVVHCTGGYLLGAALSLKYVFDTHADDRFACMADIGWITGHSYIIYGPLANGITTTVFESTPVYPTPSRYWDFVDKWKATQLYTAPTAIRLLRRMGEEHVKNHDLSSLRVLGSVGEPINPEAWHWYNDFAGKNQCAIVDTYWMTETGSFSIAPLPGAISTKPGSATFPFFGMDVDIVDPQSGQTLEGNDVEGVLVAKKPWPSLARTVYRDHKRYLETYMKPYPGYFFFGDGAARDSDGYMWIKGRVDDVINVSGHRLSTAEVESALILHKGVAETAVVGCADDLTGQAVYAFVTMKPQFDLKTTKEADLSKELAIQVRKVIGPFAAPKKIYLVSDLPKTRSGKIMRRVLRKIVAGEGDQLGDLSSIADPQIVDEVKQKVSSSA; encoded by the exons ATGGGCAAGACAGAAGTCGCTCCCGGCGTCCACCACGTTCACCCTCTCCCGGACTCCGTTCCCGAGTCTGAGGACCTCTACGCTCCCCCTCCCCGTATGCAGGGCAAGGACGGTCGTCCGAAGCCTTATGTTGGTCCGAACTACGAGGCCTACGTCAAAGAATGGGCAAAGACTGTTGGCCCCAATAGTGATGAGTGGTGGGCCGCAAAGGCCAGGGAAACCCTTGATTGGTATGAGGACTTTAAGACTGTTAGGGCTGGCGGCTTTGAGCATGGCGATGTTCAGTGGTT CCCTGAAGGTACCTTGAACGCTGCCTACAACTGTCTCGACCGACACTACTACAAGAACCCCAAAAAGACCGCCATCATCTACGAGGCCGACGAGCCCTCCGAGTCCCGTGAAGTCTCTTACGAGGAACTCATGCAGGAGACTTGCCGAGTTGCCAACGTCCTCAAGAGTTACGGTGTCAAAAAGGGTGACGCTGTGTCCATCTA TCTCCCTATGACTTGGCAGGCCGTTGCAGCATTCCTTGCTTGTGCCAGGATTGGTGCTATCCACTCTGCTGTCTTTGCCGGTTTTAGCGCCGAAAGTTTGAGGGATAGGGTTAACGATTGTGAATGCAAGGTTTTGATCACCACCGA CGAGGGTCGACGAGGCGGTAAGAGCATTGCCACCAAGCAGA TCGTCGATGCTGCTCTCCAGCAGTGCCCTCTTGTTGAGAACGTCCTTGTTCTTCGACGAACTGGCAACAAGGTCCCCATGACTGAGGGCCGTGACAAATGGTGGGACGAAGAGTGTGCTAAAATGCCCGCTTACTGCCCTTGCGAGAGAATGGCTTCCGAGGACccgctcttcatcctctac ACCTCTGGTTCCACTGGTATGCCTAAAGGTGTTGTCCACTGCACTGGTGGTTACCTCCTCGGTGCCGCTCTCTCCCTCAAATACGTCTTTGACACCCACGCCGACGACCGATTTGCCTGTATGGCCGATATTGGATGGATTACCGGGCACAGTTACATCATTTACGGCCCACTCGCCAACGgcatcaccaccaccgtcTTTGAATCCACCCCTGTCTACCCCACACCATCCAGATACTGGGACTTTGTCGACAAGTGGAAGGCTACTCAGCTCTACACTGCGCCCACTGCTATCCGATTGTTAAGACGTATGGGCGAGGAGCACGTCAAGAACCACGATCTCAGCTCTCTTCGAGTTTTGGGCTCTGTTGGTGAGCCCATCAACCCCGAGGCTTGGCATTGGTACAATGATTTTGCGGGCAAGAACCAATGTGCCATTGTTGACACTTACTGGATGACCGAGACTGGTTCTTTCTCGATTGCTCCTCTCCCTGGAGCCATCTCCACCAAGCCCGGTTCTGCcaccttccccttcttcggTATGGATGTTGACATTGTTGACCCTCAAAGCGGTCAGACCTTGGAGGGTAACGATGTTGAGGGTGTCCTCGTTGCCAAGAAACCATGGCCCAGTCTTGCCAGGACTGTCTACAGGGACCACAAGAGGTACCTTGAGACTTACATGAAGCCTTACCCCGgctacttcttcttcggtgACGGTGCTGCTCGAGACTCTGACGGCTATATGTGGATCAAGGGACGAGTTGATGATGTTATCAACGTCTCTGGTCACCGACTTTCCACAGCCGAGGTCGAATCTGCTCTTATCCTTCATAAGGGTGTCGCGGAGACTGCCGTCGTTGGATGCGCTGATGATCTTACCGGTCAGGCCGTCTACGCTTTCGTTACCATGAAGCCCCAGTTTGACTTAAAGACTACCAAGGAGGCCGATCTCAGCAAAGAGTTGGCTATCCAGGTAAGGAAGGTTATTGGTCCTTTCGCTGCCCCCAAGAAGATT TACCTCGTCTCCGATCTCCCGAAGACCCGATCAGGAAAGATTATGCGTCGAGTTCTCCGAAAGATTGTTGCTGGCGAGGGCGACCAATTGGGAGACCTTTCTTCCATTGCTGACCCCCAAATTGTcgatgaag TCAAGCAAAAAGTTAGCAGCTCTGCTTAA
- a CDS encoding ATP-dependent RNA helicase ded1, with amino-acid sequence MAATDVNGLASQMNSVNLNGAAQKPQKPAYVPPHLRNRAAPPAAAAPAAPAAYRPSPTGLPTPATTPPTRHSVPAALSEDDVGGWGAQPRVRKTFEHGAPPGFGSWKNGQHVVGARNMRMEKEMYGEVGDGLHQSTGINFDKYADIPVEVSGKGVPEPVTEFTNPPINPVLLENVKYARYTTPTPVQKYSIPIVADGRDLMACAQTGSGKTGGFLFPILSALFTYGPSAPPVEQDTGYGYRRTKKVYPTALVLAPTRELVSQIHEEARKFAYRSWVRPAVVYGGADIGSQMRALDRGCDLLSATPGRLVDLIERGKISLANVKYLVLDEADRMLDMGFEPQIRRIVDEEDMPGVLDRQTLMFSATFPREIQNLARCFLKEYIFLTVGRVGSTSENITQRVEYVDDQDKRSLLLDLLLAEQSGGLILVFVETKRMADTLCDFLCSRRHNATSIHGDRTQREREAALYAFKSGRAPILVATAVAARGLDIPNVTHVILYDLPNDVAEYTHRIGRTGRAGNVGTSTAFFNRGNSNIGKDLIELLKEANQEVPQWLVEISSERSYGGGGGGYRGGRGRSTGGGGGRMGGRDMRQGGGGGGGGGYGGGGYGGGARTGGGYGGGGGASWGNGGGFPPAGGDSGASWW; translated from the exons ATGGCCGCTACCGATGTCAATGGACTCGCGTCCCAAATGA ACTCCGTTAACCTTAACGGTGCCGCTCAGAAGCCTCAGAAACCTGCCTACGTCCCTCCTCACTTGAGGAACCGTGCCGCTCCTCCCGCCGCTGCCGCTCCTGCAGCCCCCGCAGCCTACAGGCCCTCTCCCACCGGTCTTCCCACCCCTGCCACCACCCCTCCCACCAGGCATAGCGTGCCTGCCGCCCTTTCCGAGGACGACGTCGGCGGATGGGGTGCTCAACCTCGCGTTAGGAAAACTTTCGAGCATGGTGCTCCTCCCGGATTTGGCAGCTGGAAGAATGGCCAGCACGTTGTCGGTGCTAGGAAcatgaggatggaaaaggagatgtATGGTGAAGTGGGAGATGGATTGCACCAG TCCACCGGTATCAACTTTGACAAGTACGCCGATATCCCCGTCGAGGTCAGCGGTAAGGGCGTTCCCGAGCCTGTGACTGAATTTACCAACCCCCCTATCAACCCCGTTCTTCTCGAGAACGTCAAGTACGCTCGATACACCACCCCTACCCCTGTCCAAAAGTACTCCATTCCTATTGTTGCTGATGGCCGTGATCTCATGGCTTGTGCCCAGACCGGTTCCGGTAAGACTGGCggtttccttttccccatccttTCAGCTCTTTTCACCTACGGTCCTTCCGCTCCTCCCGTTGAGCAGGACACTGGCTACGGCTACAGGAGGACAAAGAAGGTTTACCCCACGGCCCTTGTTCTTGCCCCTACCCGAGAACTTGTGTCTCAGATTCACGAAGAGGCTCGTAAATTTGCCTACCGATCTTGGGTCCGACCTGCCGTCGTTTACGGCGGTGCCGACATTGGCTCCCAAATGCGTGCCCTCGACCGAGGATGTGACCTTCTTTCCGCCACCCCTGGTCGTCTTGTCGACTTGATTGAGCGAGGCAAGATCAGTCTTGCCAACGTCAAGTACCTCGTTCTTGACGAAGCCGACCGAATGCTCGACATGGGTTTCGAGCCTCAGATTAGAAGAATcgttgatgaggaagacatGCCCGGCGTCCTCGACCGTCAGACTCTCATGTTCTCCGCCACCTTCCCTCGAGAGATTCAGAACCTTGCTCGATGTTTCCTCAAGGAGTACATCTTCTTGACTGTCGGCCGAGTCGGTTCTACTTCCGAAAACATTACCCAGCGTGTCGAGTATGTCGACGACCAGGACAAGCGCTCTTTGCTTCTCGATTTGCTCCTTGCCGAACAGTCTGGCGGTTTGATCCTCGTCTTTGTCGAGACCAAGCGTATGGCCGACACTCTTTGTGACTTCCTCTGCTCTCGTCGACACAATGCCACTTCTATCCACGGTGACCGTACCCAGCGTGAGCGTGAAGCCGCTCTCTACGCATTCAAGTCCGGTCGTGCCCCCATTCTCGTTGCTACCGCCGTCGCCGCGCGAGGTCTCGATATTCCCAACGTCACACACGTCATCCTCTACGATCTCCCCAACGACGTTGCCGAGTACACTCACCGTATCGGTCGAACTGGTCGTGCAGGAAACGTCGGTACTTCAactgccttcttcaaccgAGGAAACAGCAACATTGGTAAAGATTTGATTGAGCTACTCAAAGAGGCGAACCAAGAAGTTCCTCAATGGCTTGTTGAGATCTCCTCCGAGAGGAGTTAcggtggtggcggtggtgggtACAGAGGAGGTCGAGGACGAAGCACtggtggcggcggtgggAGGATGGGCGGGCGAGATATGCGTcaaggtggtggtggtggtggtggcggcggTTATGGGGGCGGTGGGTATGGCGGTGGTGCAAGGACTGGTGGGGGTTacggaggtggtggtggtgcctCATGGGGTAATGGCGGTGGTTTCCCACCTGCCGGCGGCGACTCTGGCGCGAGCTGGTGGTAA